Proteins from one Bos indicus x Bos taurus breed Angus x Brahman F1 hybrid chromosome 19, Bos_hybrid_MaternalHap_v2.0, whole genome shotgun sequence genomic window:
- the LOC113878063 gene encoding CMRF35-like molecule 7, whose translation MRLPPALLLLSLPGCLSIRGPESVWGRERESLSVQCHYDSGWETSKKWWCRGAWWASCRILVETQGLEREEKGARVSIKDNQRNRSFTVTMQELRPDDADTYWCGIENPGANLGTQIKVTVGPREAALAVVGSQVSRKTNTSHLASSSRPYRRTHYVLLVFLKVPFLLGLVGAVLWLEERQRDPAEQRGQPIYANLSSGLLTKDTPV comes from the exons GCTGTTTGTCCATTCGAGGCCCAGAGTCCGTTTGGGGCCGGGAGAGGGAGTCGTTGAGCGTGCAATGTCACTACGACTCTGGATGGGAAACCAGTAAGAAGTGGTGGTGCCGAGGAGCATGGTGGGCCTCATGCCGGATCCTTGTGGAAACCCAGGGATTAGAGCGAGAAGAGAAAGGAGCCCGCGTGTCCATCAAGGACAATCAGAGAAACCGCTCGTTCACAGTGACCATGCAGGAGCTCAGGCCGGATGATGCAGACACTTACTGGTGCGGGATTGAGAACCCTGGAGCCAACCTGGGCACACAAATTAAAGTGACTGTTGGTCCAA GGGAAGCTGCTCTGGCCGTAGTAGGAAGCCAGGTCTCCAGGAAGACGAACACTAGCCATCTAGCCTCGTCCTCCCGCCCCTACAGAAG GACCCACTACGTGCTCCTGGTGTTCCTGAAGGTGCCCTTCTTGCTCGGCTTGGTTGGTGCTGTGCTCTGGTTGGAGGAACGTCAGAGGGACCCTGCGGAGCAGCGGGGACAGCCCATCTATGCGAACTTGTCCTCTGGGCTTCTGACCAAGGACACCCCCGTTTAG